Proteins encoded by one window of Salvelinus sp. IW2-2015 unplaced genomic scaffold, ASM291031v2 Un_scaffold2573, whole genome shotgun sequence:
- the LOC139025371 gene encoding uncharacterized protein, translating into MEHKCVLVKLGVDVEEPKLPHPISSAPIPSPRTPIHIQDAQSHHQRSHSISSAPISSAPSHLHQAPSISPHLSAISRAPPISSAHLQPHPSLPASRHPSQSLPEPHPIPGSSRATPSHLQAPIPISASPSPHPIISSQPSTIPALSTPTSPAHLHHLHGHHPSIPDAPIPSPADPHPISSAPSHLQTPPSSTHPPSQPSHSHLHAPSHLLHAYPFPSPVPQSHLHRRPITPSPTPIPSPTPHPSPHPHPISSVPIHPHTFNI; encoded by the exons ATGGAACATAAGTGCGTCCTGGTCAAACTCGGGGTCGATGTAGAAGAACCAAAG CTCCCCCATCCCATCTCCAGCGCCCCCATCCCATCACCACGCACCCCAATCCATATCCAAGACGCCCAATCCCATCACCAGCGCTCCCATTCCATCTCCAGTgcccccatctccagcgccccATCCCATCTCCACCAAGCGCCATCCATCAGCCCCCATCTCAGCGCCATATCCCGCGCCCCTCCCATCTCCAGTGCccatctccagccccatcccagtCTCCCAGCCTCGCGCCACCCCTCCCAATCTCTACCGGAGCCCCATCCCATTCCTGGATCATCTCGAGCCACCCCATCCCATCTCCAGGCCCCCATCCCCATCTCCGCCTCACCCAGCCCCCATCCCATCATCTCCAGCCAGCCATCCACAATCCCAGCCCTCTCAACCCCCACCTCTCCAGCGCACCTCCATCATCTCCATggccaccatccatccatcccagaCGCCCCCATCCCATCTCCAGCTGACCCCCATCCCATCTCCAGCGCCCCATCCCATCTCCAGACGCCCCCATCATCCACTCATCCGCCATCCCAACCTTCCCACTCCCATCTCCACGCCCCATCCCATCTCCTACACGCCTATCCATTCCCATCTCCAGTGCCCCAATCCCATCTCCACCGACGCCCCATTACACCATCTCCAACCCCCATCCCATCTCCCACACCCCATCCATCTCCACACCCCCATCCCATCTCCAGCGTCCCCATTCacccacacactttcaacatttag